In Actinomadura citrea, a single window of DNA contains:
- a CDS encoding YciI family protein, translating into MRYMVMHYETEAMENGVTPTPEQQAAIGEYMKESAVAGVLLGGEGVHPSSSGARLEIADGNVRIIDGPFAEAKELIAGFAILEVDSLAEAVEHARKFALITGVERIDVRRVVEFSDLQ; encoded by the coding sequence ATGCGTTACATGGTGATGCACTACGAGACCGAGGCCATGGAGAACGGTGTCACGCCCACACCGGAACAGCAGGCCGCGATCGGCGAGTACATGAAGGAGTCGGCGGTGGCCGGCGTTCTGCTCGGCGGCGAAGGGGTCCACCCGAGCTCGTCCGGCGCTCGGCTTGAGATCGCTGACGGGAACGTGCGGATCATCGACGGCCCGTTCGCCGAGGCCAAGGAACTGATCGCCGGCTTCGCGATCCTCGAGGTCGATTCGCTGGCCGAAGCGGTCGAGCACGCCCGCAAGTTCGCGCTGATCACCGGTGTGGAACGCATCGACGTACGCCGCGTCGTCGAGTTCTCCGACCTGCAGTAG
- a CDS encoding DoxX family protein, protein MDTALWIGAGLLAAVALTGGVSKVFVPRAKLAEAPGGQWTESAGDGFVKALGGLELLASVGLILPAVVGVAPVMVPVTAACWVLLMVGAMVTHGRRGETAFVALNLVYLALAVFVAAGRFGPWPFTG, encoded by the coding sequence ATGGACACGGCACTGTGGATCGGGGCGGGACTGCTGGCCGCGGTGGCGCTGACCGGCGGTGTCAGCAAGGTCTTCGTGCCCAGGGCCAAGCTGGCCGAGGCCCCCGGCGGGCAGTGGACCGAGAGCGCCGGCGACGGCTTCGTGAAGGCGCTCGGCGGCCTGGAACTCCTCGCCTCCGTCGGACTGATCCTGCCCGCCGTGGTCGGCGTCGCGCCCGTCATGGTGCCGGTGACCGCCGCCTGCTGGGTCCTGCTGATGGTCGGCGCGATGGTCACGCACGGCCGGCGCGGGGAGACGGCGTTCGTGGCGTTGAACCTGGTCTACCTCGCGCTCGCGGTCTTCGTCGCGGCGGGCCGTTTCGGCCCGTGGCCCTTCACCGGCTGA
- a CDS encoding RNA polymerase sigma factor, whose product MEAGDLDAMLATLWRVDSPRIVARLVRLVGDLDTAEELAQDTFVAAIEKWRHEGVPSNPAGWLNTTARFLAVDRIRRRDTQRHKYHLVAATTPRSTDLDIGQIVDGDLADDLLGLIFMACHPILPPDARSALTLKLVCGLTTGEVARAFLAPEATIAQRVVRAKRTLAAADIRFELPGPAERPTRLDAVREVIYLVFNEGYSATSGDSWVRPELCSEALRLGRMLANLTPDDTETLGLLALIELQASRLTARVGPHGDPVLLMDQDRTRWDRLLIRRGLALIERIHRLRGTAGPYALQAAIAACHARATTAADTDWPRIAALYDGLVQITSSPVVELNRAVAIGRAFGPQAGLDVVRPLLDHPAMRGYHLLPAVAGDLSCGAGNHEEARRYFLDSAALTANTQQRRTMQRRAADCATHHAGSTPHQQDHDLPPEC is encoded by the coding sequence ATGGAAGCAGGAGACCTCGACGCCATGCTGGCGACGCTGTGGCGTGTCGACTCCCCCCGCATCGTCGCCCGTCTCGTCAGGCTCGTCGGTGACCTCGACACCGCCGAGGAACTCGCCCAGGACACCTTCGTCGCCGCCATCGAGAAGTGGCGGCACGAAGGCGTCCCCAGCAACCCGGCGGGCTGGCTGAACACGACCGCCCGATTCCTCGCCGTCGACCGGATCCGGCGACGCGACACCCAGCGGCACAAATACCACCTCGTCGCGGCGACGACGCCGCGGAGCACCGATCTCGACATCGGTCAGATCGTCGACGGCGACCTGGCCGACGACCTCCTCGGGCTGATCTTCATGGCCTGCCACCCGATCCTGCCGCCGGACGCCAGGTCCGCGCTCACCCTCAAACTGGTCTGCGGCCTCACGACCGGCGAGGTCGCCCGGGCCTTCCTCGCCCCCGAGGCGACGATCGCCCAGCGCGTCGTCCGCGCCAAACGTACTCTCGCGGCGGCCGACATCCGCTTCGAGCTCCCCGGACCGGCCGAGCGTCCAACACGCCTCGACGCCGTCCGGGAGGTCATCTATCTGGTGTTCAACGAGGGGTACTCGGCCACCAGTGGCGACAGCTGGGTCCGCCCCGAACTGTGCTCCGAAGCGCTGCGGCTCGGGCGGATGCTGGCCAATCTGACACCGGACGACACCGAGACCCTCGGCCTTCTCGCGCTGATCGAACTCCAGGCGTCACGGCTGACCGCCCGCGTCGGCCCGCACGGTGACCCTGTGCTCCTGATGGACCAGGACCGGACCCGGTGGGACCGGCTGCTGATCCGCCGCGGGCTCGCGCTCATCGAGCGGATCCACCGGTTGCGCGGCACCGCGGGACCTTATGCGCTCCAAGCCGCGATCGCCGCGTGCCACGCTCGGGCCACGACCGCCGCGGACACCGACTGGCCGCGCATCGCGGCCCTCTACGACGGGCTCGTGCAGATCACCTCGTCGCCCGTGGTCGAACTCAACCGCGCCGTCGCGATCGGTCGGGCATTCGGGCCGCAGGCCGGACTGGACGTCGTCCGCCCGCTCCTGGATCATCCGGCGATGCGCGGCTACCACCTCCTCCCGGCCGTCGCGGGCGACCTGTCCTGCGGCGCCGGGAACCACGAGGAGGCGCGGCGGTACTTCCTCGACTCCGCAGCCTTGACGGCGAACACACAACAACGCAGGACCATGCAGCGCCGGGCGGCCGACTGCGCGACCCACCACGCCGGGAGCACCCCCCACCAGCAAGATCACGACTTACCGCCGGAGTGCTAG
- a CDS encoding DUF2207 domain-containing protein yields the protein MSALAAMFRSRPAALAVSAALAVPLLTSTSATAAEVSEAPAAGAAASGFAAAERVLKDDVVLTAVQGGTVRVKETIVYRFAGHDGFQRTYPTRAHESVTEDRVYRIENLRAASPDGGPSRATASSAGLHTTVKVAGDRKLTGDRTIVLEYDVRGAITRMGAAEELRWPVVGGWKVPLDEAKATVDGGAMIRNVNCFTGPIGSTIGCTQYYTNHTHTQGVFAQQGMLPGEYLTVVAGLPAGTTGGHAIYERRHTVATAFSVNAVTGAALGGLLVLLVGGVLALYLLRGRDARTVGKRAAEGDQAPVAGAEFEPPDGVRPGQIGTLIDEQADVIDVTATIVDLAVRGYLLIEEEDRAVTGRLDWTLRRLDRAQVDLLPYERILLDALLTAPDGSGRDAVRLSELGGTFATKLAQVRSAMYDDVVKQGWFARRPDTVRSRWTVAGILVTLLGIAGTVALAFTTEWALAGLALIIAGAALAYGGQYMPAKTARGATVLAHTIGFRAFLERGALPDDGSIAAQQRIALFSRFLPYAVVFDLVAKWAGTVKDAGERATGADNLYWYEGPAEWDLSKFAESMRTFTLATSGSISQSRGL from the coding sequence ATGTCTGCTCTTGCGGCGATGTTCCGGTCGCGTCCGGCGGCCCTGGCGGTCTCGGCGGCGCTGGCCGTCCCCCTGCTGACCAGCACTTCTGCGACGGCGGCCGAGGTCAGCGAGGCGCCGGCGGCCGGTGCGGCGGCATCCGGTTTCGCCGCGGCCGAGCGGGTGCTCAAGGACGACGTCGTCCTCACCGCGGTCCAGGGCGGCACGGTCAGGGTGAAGGAGACGATCGTCTACCGGTTCGCCGGGCACGACGGCTTCCAGCGGACGTACCCGACCCGGGCGCACGAGAGCGTCACCGAGGACCGCGTCTACAGGATCGAGAATCTGCGGGCGGCCAGCCCGGACGGCGGGCCGTCCAGGGCCACCGCCTCCAGCGCGGGGCTGCACACGACGGTCAAGGTGGCGGGCGACCGGAAGCTGACCGGCGACCGCACGATCGTCCTGGAGTACGACGTGCGCGGCGCGATCACCCGGATGGGGGCCGCGGAGGAGCTGCGCTGGCCGGTGGTCGGCGGCTGGAAGGTGCCGCTGGACGAGGCGAAGGCCACCGTCGACGGCGGCGCGATGATCCGCAACGTCAACTGCTTCACCGGGCCGATCGGCAGCACGATCGGCTGCACGCAGTACTACACGAACCACACGCACACCCAGGGCGTGTTCGCCCAGCAGGGGATGCTGCCCGGCGAGTACCTGACGGTCGTCGCCGGCCTGCCGGCCGGGACGACGGGCGGGCACGCGATCTACGAGCGCCGCCACACGGTCGCGACCGCGTTCTCCGTCAACGCCGTGACCGGCGCCGCGCTCGGCGGCCTGCTGGTGCTGCTGGTGGGCGGCGTCCTCGCCCTCTACCTGCTGCGCGGGCGGGACGCGCGGACCGTCGGGAAGCGGGCCGCCGAGGGCGACCAGGCGCCGGTGGCCGGGGCGGAGTTCGAGCCGCCGGACGGGGTGCGCCCCGGGCAGATCGGCACGCTGATCGACGAGCAGGCCGACGTGATCGACGTGACCGCGACCATCGTCGACCTCGCCGTGCGCGGCTACCTGCTGATCGAGGAGGAGGACCGGGCCGTCACCGGCCGCCTCGACTGGACGCTGCGCCGCCTCGACCGCGCGCAGGTCGACCTGCTCCCCTACGAGCGGATCCTGCTGGACGCGCTGCTGACCGCCCCGGACGGGTCCGGCCGCGACGCCGTCCGGCTGTCGGAGCTCGGCGGGACGTTCGCGACGAAGCTCGCGCAGGTCAGGTCCGCGATGTACGACGACGTGGTGAAGCAGGGCTGGTTCGCGCGGCGGCCCGACACCGTCCGGTCCCGGTGGACGGTCGCGGGCATCCTCGTGACGCTGCTCGGCATCGCCGGGACGGTCGCGCTGGCGTTCACCACCGAGTGGGCGCTGGCCGGGCTCGCACTGATCATCGCGGGCGCGGCGCTGGCCTATGGCGGCCAGTACATGCCGGCGAAGACGGCGCGCGGCGCCACGGTCCTCGCGCACACGATCGGTTTCCGCGCGTTCCTGGAGCGGGGCGCCCTCCCCGACGACGGCTCCATCGCGGCGCAGCAGCGGATCGCGCTGTTCTCGCGTTTCCTGCCGTACGCGGTGGTGTTCGACCTCGTGGCGAAGTGGGCCGGGACGGTCAAGGACGCGGGCGAGCGCGCGACGGGCGCCGACAACCTCTACTGGTACGAGGGCCCGGCGGAATGGGACCTGTCGAAGTTCGCCGAGTCGATGCGCACGTTCACGCTGGCCACCTCGGGGTCCATCTCCCAGTCGCGCGGGCTGTGA
- a CDS encoding FtsX-like permease family protein has product MLTLALNSLRRRSGGFAASFLAMFCGAMILMAFGSLLDTAGAKGVDPASESTLNVLGLVVGGWGLLLVTFAVTSTLTLSVRQRAAEMALLKNIGATPGQITRMITGEALILAVAAVSLAIVPAAYTGGWLLDRLTANGQIATSITHHFGGFAIHIGYGVTLVAATAAALTAARRTARMSATASLLDAAAGDARMSRKRVAAAAVFLFLGTDLAVITATAMRGKDDFEPMATAGPAAIWFSIGLALLAPALLRRVAAWLEGPLQRGGAAGQLAALNLAQRTGPMSTAVMPIILFTGIATGTLYMQATDNAVNAASGITETADYRNAETTNMIVIGMILLFAAIMVVNSLVATTVDRRREFGQQRLIGATPRQVLQMVAGEGTVLAATGVLFGTLASLVTIIPFSIARSGSPVPHGNILLYLAVAAIAAALALATSLAAAHRTLRTPAIDAATT; this is encoded by the coding sequence ATGCTCACACTCGCCCTGAATTCCCTTCGGCGCCGTTCCGGCGGTTTCGCCGCCAGCTTCCTGGCGATGTTCTGCGGCGCCATGATCCTCATGGCCTTCGGCTCCCTGCTGGACACGGCCGGCGCCAAGGGCGTGGATCCCGCCAGCGAGAGCACCCTCAATGTCCTGGGCCTCGTGGTGGGCGGCTGGGGACTGCTGCTGGTGACGTTCGCCGTCACCTCCACCCTCACCCTGTCGGTACGGCAACGCGCCGCGGAGATGGCACTGCTGAAGAACATCGGTGCGACCCCGGGCCAGATCACCCGGATGATCACCGGGGAGGCTCTGATCCTGGCCGTGGCGGCGGTGTCCCTGGCGATCGTCCCCGCCGCCTACACCGGCGGTTGGCTGCTCGACCGGCTCACCGCCAATGGGCAGATCGCCACGAGCATCACCCATCACTTCGGCGGGTTCGCCATCCACATCGGCTACGGGGTCACGCTCGTCGCGGCCACCGCCGCCGCGCTCACCGCCGCCCGGCGCACCGCCCGGATGAGCGCCACCGCGTCCCTCCTGGACGCCGCCGCCGGCGACGCCCGGATGAGCCGCAAACGGGTGGCCGCCGCCGCGGTGTTCCTGTTCCTCGGCACCGACCTGGCCGTCATCACCGCGACCGCGATGCGCGGCAAGGACGACTTCGAGCCGATGGCCACGGCCGGCCCGGCCGCCATCTGGTTCTCCATCGGCCTGGCGCTGCTGGCCCCCGCACTGCTGCGCCGGGTCGCCGCCTGGCTGGAGGGACCACTGCAGCGCGGCGGTGCCGCCGGCCAGCTGGCCGCGCTCAACCTCGCCCAGCGCACCGGCCCCATGTCCACCGCGGTCATGCCGATCATCCTGTTCACCGGCATCGCCACCGGCACCCTCTACATGCAGGCCACCGACAACGCCGTCAACGCCGCCTCCGGCATCACCGAGACCGCCGACTACCGCAACGCCGAGACCACCAACATGATCGTCATCGGCATGATCCTGCTCTTCGCCGCCATCATGGTGGTCAACTCCCTGGTCGCGACCACCGTGGACCGCCGACGTGAATTCGGCCAGCAACGCCTCATCGGCGCCACACCCCGTCAGGTACTGCAAATGGTCGCCGGCGAGGGAACGGTGCTCGCCGCCACCGGCGTCCTGTTCGGCACACTGGCCTCCCTCGTCACGATCATCCCGTTCAGCATCGCCCGCTCCGGCTCACCCGTCCCTCATGGCAACATCCTGCTCTACCTCGCCGTCGCCGCCATCGCCGCCGCACTCGCCCTGGCCACCAGCCTCGCCGCAGCCCACCGCACGCTGAGAACACCGGCCATCGACGCGGCGACCACCTGA
- a CDS encoding DUF6069 family protein has product MTAGSASNHSDTAAARVPFRALLRTSLIASGFAAAATEAISAVVRAAGVQLAVGDPGGSASSVVPVNAGACAISIAMVMVIGTGIAALINRRSSRPARTYAIVTSVLVLVSLIAPLTAAATSMGTKLTLVAAHLVAAAIIVPMVSRRLAGNRQDGPR; this is encoded by the coding sequence ATGACCGCCGGATCGGCCAGCAACCACTCCGACACCGCCGCCGCCCGGGTCCCGTTCCGCGCATTGCTGCGGACGAGCCTGATCGCCTCGGGCTTCGCCGCGGCGGCGACCGAGGCGATCAGCGCCGTCGTCCGGGCCGCGGGCGTCCAGCTCGCGGTCGGCGACCCTGGCGGGAGCGCCTCCAGTGTCGTGCCGGTCAACGCCGGCGCCTGCGCGATCTCCATCGCGATGGTCATGGTCATCGGCACCGGCATCGCCGCGCTGATCAACCGGCGCTCGTCCCGGCCGGCCCGCACCTACGCCATCGTGACGAGCGTGCTCGTGCTCGTGTCCCTCATCGCCCCGCTGACCGCAGCGGCCACCTCCATGGGGACCAAGCTGACCCTCGTCGCCGCTCACCTCGTCGCGGCCGCGATCATCGTGCCCATGGTCAGCCGCCGCCTTGCCGGCAACCGACAAGACGGACCGCGGTAA
- a CDS encoding YiaA/YiaB family inner membrane protein: protein MTTSKPPAQAGSAAFFVQATISFAVSSTAVAVGVAYLPVSAWVRAFLALGLLYVITSTFTLAKCVRDRQETYAISTRVDQARLDKLLAEHDPYATPSL, encoded by the coding sequence ATGACGACCTCCAAGCCGCCCGCCCAGGCCGGTTCCGCCGCGTTCTTCGTCCAGGCGACGATCTCGTTCGCCGTCTCCAGCACCGCCGTCGCCGTCGGGGTGGCCTACCTGCCGGTCAGCGCGTGGGTCCGCGCGTTCCTGGCGCTCGGCCTGCTGTATGTGATCACGTCCACGTTCACGCTGGCCAAGTGCGTCCGCGACCGGCAGGAGACGTACGCCATCAGCACCCGGGTCGACCAGGCGCGCCTCGACAAGCTCCTCGCCGAGCACGACCCGTACGCGACCCCGTCCCTGTGA
- a CDS encoding helix-turn-helix domain-containing protein produces the protein MASSKVGSIGEYIREQRTRAKISLRQLADVSGISNPYLSQIERGLRKPSAEILQQIAKGLRISAEALYVQAGILEDREADTDVQAAVRADLVLTERQKQVLLDIYASFLKENEASGVLGAELDVPAETAVPQEAGPEQAGPERKERKRSDDAGQQPS, from the coding sequence ATGGCGAGTTCGAAGGTCGGCTCGATCGGGGAGTACATCCGGGAGCAGCGGACACGGGCGAAGATCTCGCTCCGCCAGCTGGCGGACGTGTCCGGGATCTCCAACCCGTACCTGAGCCAGATCGAACGCGGCCTGCGCAAGCCGAGCGCCGAGATCCTGCAGCAGATCGCCAAAGGGCTGCGGATCTCCGCCGAGGCGCTGTACGTGCAGGCCGGGATCCTGGAGGACCGCGAGGCCGACACCGACGTGCAGGCCGCCGTGCGGGCCGATCTCGTCCTCACGGAACGGCAGAAGCAGGTTCTGCTCGACATCTACGCGTCGTTCCTCAAGGAGAACGAAGCCAGCGGCGTCCTCGGCGCCGAGCTCGATGTGCCCGCCGAGACCGCCGTACCGCAAGAGGCCGGACCAGAACAGGCCGGACCAGAGCGCAAGGAAAGGAAGAGGTCGGATGACGCTGGCCAGCAACCTTCGTGA
- a CDS encoding TetR/AcrR family transcriptional regulator produces MGNREDLLGAAVRCIQEKGYAKTTLRDIAGVAGVSMAAVGAGGWRPWPPEHPRRPSPSRGPAPSARSSWR; encoded by the coding sequence ATGGGCAACCGGGAGGACCTCTTGGGAGCGGCGGTTCGGTGCATCCAAGAGAAGGGCTACGCAAAAACGACCTTGCGTGACATCGCGGGCGTCGCAGGCGTCAGCATGGCCGCGGTGGGCGCCGGGGGATGGCGGCCGTGGCCACCGGAACACCCGAGGAGGCCGTCACCGAGCAGGGGGCCCGCACCATCGGCTCGGTCCAGCTGGCGCTGA
- a CDS encoding ABC transporter ATP-binding protein produces the protein MPTDALRLEAVRKIYGTGPAAVTALDGLSLTLPAGTFTAVMGPSGSGKSTLLQCAAGLDAPTAGSVVVGGVEMTGRSETELTRLRRERIGFVFQHFNLLPTLTTLQNVTLPLRLAGRRADPAAAAAVLAQVGLDGRQGHRPAQLSGGQQQRVAIARALVTGPSVIFADEPTGALDTRSAREVLRLLARTVSEQGRTVVMVTHDPVAASYAGSVLFLADGRIVGRLAGPTPDAVAERMTHLGELAEQQRAAQAAPISEAS, from the coding sequence ATGCCGACCGACGCGCTACGGCTGGAGGCCGTTCGCAAGATCTACGGAACAGGGCCTGCCGCCGTGACCGCCCTGGACGGGCTGTCCCTGACGCTGCCCGCCGGTACCTTCACCGCTGTCATGGGCCCGTCCGGCTCGGGCAAGAGCACCCTGCTGCAGTGCGCGGCCGGGCTGGACGCCCCGACCGCCGGCAGCGTCGTCGTCGGCGGTGTGGAAATGACGGGGCGCAGCGAGACCGAACTCACTCGGCTGCGTCGCGAGCGGATCGGTTTCGTGTTCCAGCACTTCAACCTGCTGCCCACACTGACCACGCTGCAGAACGTGACCCTTCCGCTGCGCCTGGCCGGCAGGCGGGCCGACCCGGCCGCCGCCGCGGCGGTGTTGGCCCAGGTTGGGCTGGACGGTCGGCAGGGGCACCGTCCGGCCCAACTGTCGGGCGGGCAACAGCAGCGGGTCGCGATCGCCCGGGCTCTGGTCACCGGCCCCAGCGTCATCTTCGCCGACGAGCCGACTGGCGCGCTGGACACCCGCAGCGCCCGCGAGGTGCTGCGGCTGCTGGCCCGTACCGTGTCCGAGCAGGGGCGGACGGTGGTGATGGTCACCCACGACCCGGTCGCCGCCTCCTACGCCGGATCGGTGCTCTTCCTGGCCGACGGCAGGATCGTCGGACGCCTGGCCGGCCCGACCCCCGACGCGGTGGCCGAGCGCATGACTCACCTGGGGGAACTCGCCGAGCAGCAGCGCGCCGCCCAGGCCGCCCCGATCTCGGAAGCGAGCTGA
- a CDS encoding neutral zinc metallopeptidase: MRPPPRRSAGGTIAGIFGGLTSLVVLAILGISLFGGSQGAVGGTGTSTTSSGPSTPREKATNSKIYKTGPLTPVSCRLPPIQPSAQSMRGFMDTLSDCLDATWTRQFTKAGIAFDKPDRVFWVEPGRSPCGSYPAPGASAFYCPANNTMYVGLRHVVETSGGEPLSHYAVYARVIAHEYGHHVQDRAGILLYGDGQMESGDTATRTEASRRIELQAQCFAGAFLGSERTTLPMTREQYTAMVNDVLGRGDDRQPPEKRDHGSGRHYAGWVITGFNGRDLTVCNTWIASPSKVS, from the coding sequence ATGCGCCCGCCGCCGCGCCGCAGCGCGGGCGGGACGATCGCGGGCATCTTCGGCGGCCTGACCTCCCTGGTCGTCCTGGCGATCCTGGGGATCTCGCTGTTCGGCGGGAGTCAGGGCGCCGTCGGCGGCACCGGGACCTCCACCACGTCGAGCGGCCCCTCGACGCCCCGGGAGAAGGCGACCAACAGCAAGATCTACAAGACGGGCCCGCTGACGCCGGTGAGCTGCCGCCTGCCGCCGATCCAGCCGTCCGCCCAGTCCATGCGCGGGTTCATGGACACCCTGAGCGACTGCCTGGACGCGACGTGGACCAGGCAGTTCACCAAGGCCGGCATCGCGTTCGACAAGCCCGACCGGGTGTTCTGGGTCGAGCCGGGGCGCAGCCCGTGCGGCTCCTACCCGGCGCCCGGCGCGTCCGCGTTCTACTGCCCGGCCAACAACACGATGTACGTGGGGCTCCGGCACGTCGTGGAGACGTCGGGCGGCGAGCCGCTGTCCCACTACGCCGTCTACGCCCGCGTGATCGCGCACGAGTACGGGCACCACGTCCAGGACCGGGCCGGGATCCTGCTCTACGGGGACGGCCAGATGGAGTCCGGCGACACCGCCACCCGGACGGAGGCGAGCCGCCGCATCGAGCTGCAGGCCCAGTGCTTCGCCGGTGCCTTCCTCGGCAGCGAGCGCACCACCCTCCCGATGACCCGCGAGCAGTACACGGCCATGGTCAACGACGTGCTGGGCAGGGGCGACGACCGCCAGCCGCCGGAGAAGCGCGACCACGGCTCGGGCCGCCACTACGCGGGCTGGGTGATCACCGGTTTCAACGGGCGCGACCTGACCGTCTGCAACACCTGGATCGCGTCCCCGTCCAAGGTGAGCTGA
- a CDS encoding FadR/GntR family transcriptional regulator, with translation MALSPVSSGSTVDAVLDQLQAQVSGGTWPVGRRIPAELDLAAQLGVSRPAVREAIRALSHVGVLEVRRGDGTYVRSSADPRPLLRRVSRASARDVFEVQLAYDVQAARLAARRRTDADLARLEELLRARDEATEPDAFGAADARFHLGVAEASRNPVLIEAMRFFIDRLHESMRAIRLDHEVPEAGPARHRAVLDAIAAGDPEAAASAAAAVVEPTLAVLESLLGDAGAPEEDA, from the coding sequence GTGGCGTTGAGTCCCGTATCAAGCGGGTCGACGGTGGACGCCGTGCTCGACCAGCTCCAGGCGCAGGTCAGCGGCGGCACGTGGCCGGTCGGCCGGCGGATCCCGGCCGAGCTGGACCTGGCCGCGCAGCTCGGGGTGAGCCGTCCGGCCGTCCGGGAGGCGATCCGGGCGCTGTCGCACGTCGGGGTGCTGGAGGTGCGGCGCGGCGACGGGACGTACGTGCGCAGCAGCGCCGACCCGCGGCCGCTGCTGCGCCGGGTGTCCCGCGCGTCCGCCCGGGACGTGTTCGAGGTGCAGCTCGCCTACGACGTCCAGGCGGCCCGGCTGGCGGCGCGCCGCCGCACCGACGCGGACCTGGCGCGGCTGGAGGAACTGCTCCGCGCCCGCGACGAGGCCACCGAGCCGGACGCGTTCGGCGCCGCCGACGCGCGGTTCCACCTCGGCGTCGCGGAGGCCTCCCGCAACCCGGTGCTGATCGAGGCGATGCGGTTCTTCATCGACCGGCTGCACGAGTCGATGCGCGCGATCCGGCTGGACCACGAGGTCCCCGAGGCGGGACCGGCCAGGCACCGCGCCGTGCTGGACGCGATCGCGGCGGGCGATCCGGAGGCCGCCGCGTCGGCCGCCGCCGCCGTCGTGGAGCCGACCCTCGCCGTCCTGGAGTCCCTGCTCGGCGATGCCGGCGCGCCCGAGGAGGACGCGTGA
- a CDS encoding CynX/NimT family MFS transporter gives MTGRRAGLAGALLMIVLLAVNLRPAVAAVGPLLTEISDAFRLSGTAAGALTTLPLAFFGSYGLVAAFLRRPPRSETLLVCAMALLVAGLLLRLPGGVAALFAGSLVAGIAISIGNIAVPAIIKRDHPSRITTVTAVYTVAVTAGASLSSGLAVPVENLFGASWRLPLGLLAIPAALAGLLWLPRARRAARAARSAPPAEPPHGVAALVWRSGLAWHVTVFMGLQSLLAYVVLGWLPTLCQDRGMDEATAGYVLALVAAVQAVGSLAVPVLARRTRDQRPLVIATVALTALGFVGVTWAPIASVWGWTVVLGLGQGLGFATALSFIGLRAHDAHVAVQLSGMAQGVGYVIAALGPLALGALHDATGGWTVPMLGVLAVCAALAVPGLPAGRLRTVGAPAAPAPETVNTGSSGHIPN, from the coding sequence GTGACCGGGCGGCGCGCCGGGCTCGCCGGCGCCCTGCTGATGATCGTCCTGCTGGCGGTCAACCTGCGGCCGGCGGTCGCGGCGGTCGGGCCGCTGCTGACCGAGATCAGCGACGCCTTCCGCCTGTCCGGGACGGCGGCGGGCGCGCTCACCACGCTGCCGCTGGCGTTCTTCGGCTCCTACGGGCTCGTCGCCGCCTTCCTGCGGCGCCCGCCGCGCAGCGAGACGCTGCTGGTGTGCGCGATGGCGCTGCTCGTCGCCGGGCTGCTGCTGCGGCTGCCGGGCGGCGTGGCCGCGCTGTTCGCCGGCTCCCTGGTCGCGGGGATCGCGATCAGCATCGGCAACATCGCGGTGCCGGCGATCATCAAGCGGGACCACCCGTCCCGGATCACCACGGTCACGGCGGTCTACACGGTCGCGGTGACGGCGGGCGCGTCCCTGTCCTCCGGGCTCGCCGTGCCGGTGGAGAACCTGTTCGGCGCGTCCTGGCGGCTGCCGCTCGGCCTGCTCGCGATCCCGGCGGCGCTCGCCGGGCTGCTGTGGCTGCCGAGGGCGCGGCGGGCGGCGCGCGCGGCGCGCTCGGCCCCGCCCGCGGAGCCCCCGCACGGCGTCGCGGCGCTGGTGTGGCGGTCGGGGCTGGCCTGGCACGTCACGGTGTTCATGGGCCTGCAGTCGCTGCTGGCCTACGTGGTGCTCGGCTGGCTGCCGACGCTCTGCCAGGACCGCGGGATGGACGAGGCGACCGCCGGCTACGTGCTGGCACTGGTGGCGGCGGTCCAGGCGGTCGGCTCGCTGGCCGTCCCGGTGCTGGCCCGGCGGACCCGCGACCAGCGCCCCCTGGTGATCGCCACGGTGGCGCTGACCGCGCTGGGCTTCGTCGGGGTGACCTGGGCGCCGATCGCGTCGGTGTGGGGCTGGACCGTGGTCCTCGGCCTCGGCCAGGGGCTCGGGTTCGCGACCGCGCTGTCGTTCATCGGGCTCCGCGCCCACGACGCCCACGTCGCCGTCCAGCTGTCGGGGATGGCGCAGGGCGTCGGCTACGTCATCGCGGCGCTCGGCCCGCTCGCCCTCGGCGCACTGCACGACGCCACCGGCGGATGGACCGTTCCAATGCTGGGCGTCCTGGCCGTCTGCGCCGCGCTGGCCGTCCCGGGCCTGCCCGCCGGACGGCTCCGCACCGTGGGCGCGCCCGCCGCCCCGGCGCCCGAAACGGTTAATACGGGATCCAGCGGACACATCCCTAACTGA